From the Odocoileus virginianus isolate 20LAN1187 ecotype Illinois chromosome 20, Ovbor_1.2, whole genome shotgun sequence genome, the window GTaattgtatatatgtgcacacctgctcagtcgtgtcagactctttgcagccctatggactgtagcccgccaggctcctctgtccatgagattctccagacaaggatactggagtgggttgccatgccctcctccagaggatcttcccaacccaagaatcaaatcaaacccatgtttcctgcattagcaagtgggttctttactgctgaggcactgGGAAAGTCCATATCAATATATCTaattgtatataaaattatatataattacatgtaaatatataattatatacacttTATTAAttgcacataaatatataaaggtgtatgtatgtgtgcatgcattattacatgtatattactgtctataagcacatatatatttttatacatatatgactATGTTTATTCGGAAGTATAAACATTACATATTCCAGCCCCTGTAGGACCTTTGCTTTTAGACTGgcgtgtagttgctttacagtgatGTGGGCAGCGATGTGGGCAGTGGAGTGACCCGGCCACACATACGCCTGTATCCCTTGAGCTCCTTCCCATTCCGGTCACCGCTGAGCCTTGAGTAGAGTGCCCTGTGTTGTATGGTCGGTTCTTGTTAGATGAGTTATTTGTTTTACACAtcatagtgtgtatatgtcaagccCAATCCCCCAATCCATCCTtcccctcaaaaaaaagaaaaaaaccgtCTTTAGAAGTCTGGTCTGAGGCTGGGCAAGCTCCCCCGAGAGCGAGTTCTCTCTCTGTCCCCCGGCGCTGCCCTGGGGACCGCAGTGCAAGAGGCTGTCATCGGCTTGGCTGTGGCCACCACGTTTCTGGTGATCCCGGGGGTCTCCACGGCTAACACCTGGTTCAGCAGAGAAGGTTTCAAGCGCCTTGGTCTCAGCCGACCAGGGAGGAGCCCTCATAACTATGAGCAGCGCCCCAAGATTGGCAAGGAGGGTCATGAGCACCCCGGCTCAGCCCACGGCTCCTCCTCCGATGTCAGCCTTGtgtttctctgctctttctgctGCTGGGGGTCCCAGGCTCTTCCAAAACCTACCATCCTCAGTTTTGGTGGCACAAGACGCATTTTCTCCTCCCTCTGTCTCACCCGcctctgctttctcctcctctcaGCTCCATCTCATCAGATCCACCAGATCTTGGCCGTCAACCTACATACCTCCTCTTGCGACCCCCTCCGCCCCCCGAGAACTCATGTCCTCCTAACGTGTCACCTCTAACGAGATGACCCCTGCTCCTGAGCTTCCAGCCCCACAGGGCTCCTTGGGCGGCCTCTCACTCTCAGCTCTCTCTGGGACGCGTGTTAATAACGGGTGGTCCCGGCCACGTGGAGAAGACAGCCTGTTCATGAGACACTGTGTTCACCTCCCGCCCCTTTCTCCTGTCTTGCTCCAGGTACCATGATGTCCCCACTGGCTGGGATCCACCCTAAGTCCCACCCACCCACATTTCACAATGTCCTCGTTGAGCTGTTCTCCCAGACGACCTGcttaaaaataacaggaaaacagGGCTCATGCTTACTGAGTGGTTGCAAAATGCTTCCTTCCTTGAACGCACCATTATTTGCTTAAGCCATATGGCTGACTTTTACATATTCTCCAGCCTTTCTGTGTTAAATGAAGGCAATCAACGCACTTTTTTACAAGTGCAATCAACATTCTTTTACACATCAGCTTTCCCCCGTGCGTGTAGATTCATAGGCTACATTTTGAGAGAGAAATTGCTGAGTCTGCTGCTGTAAGCTCAACAGAAACCGACAAGGAGCTTCTGCCTTGGGGAGATGTCTAATGGAGAGTGTAAGGGGGGAGACAAACAGAAAACCTGCCCAAGCCTGGTCACAGCGCTGTGGTTCACTAcacttgatgggctacagtgtAAACCACAGTTCCCTCCTAAGATGCTATCTTCACCAAGTCTTGAGCTACATTTTGTACTGATCAAGGCCTGCCCTGGTGgcctggatggtaaagaatctgcctgcaatgcaggagacacgggttccatccctgggttgggatgatcccctggagaagggaatggcaacccaccccagtattcttgcctggagaattccatggacagaagagcctggtgggctgcagcccatggggtcacacagtcagacacgactgagcacgcacgcaagATGAGCACATGACTTGAGACGGCCAATCAGAGGCACGAAAGAGAAGtacttctctctccctcactgaacaacaacaaaaaaaaaaaacccacaagaaaGCAAGTGGACGAAACTGGCTCTGGTAGCCACCCCGTGACCCTCGACCAGAGATTGCGTTAGGCTCCTCCAACCCCTGTAACAAATAACATCACCTCTGTGACTTGTTGTACAGTCTctgagttatgtccaactctttatgaccccatggacttcagcacaccagactcctctgtccttcactatctcccggagcttgctcaaactcatgtccattgagtcggtgatgccatccaaccatctcatcctctgtcaccctcttctcctgccttcagtctttcccagcatcagggtcttttccaaagagtcagttcttcccatcaggtggccaaagtactggagtttcagcttcagcctgtctttacaatgaacacccgggactgatctcctttaggatggtctggttggatctccttgcagtccaagggactctcaagagtcttctccaacaccacagttcaaaagaatcaattcttcggtgctcagctttctttatagtccatctctcacatccatatatgactactggagaaaccaaagctttgactagacggacctttgttggcaaagtaatgtctctgctttttaatgtctctgctgtctaggttggtcataacttttcttccaaggagtaagcatcttttaatttcatggctgcagttaccatctgcagtgattttagagcccccaaaaataaagtctctgtttccactgtttcccaattaattcgccatgaagtgatgggaccagatgccatgatcttagttttctgaatgttgagttttaagccaactttttcaccctcttctttcactttcatcaagagcctcattagttcttcttcactttctgccataagggtggtgtcatctgcatatctgaggttattgatatttctcccagcagtcttgattccagctggtgcttcatcccacccagcatttcacatgctgtactctgcatataagttaaataagcagggtgacactatacagccttgacgtactcctttcctgatttggaaccactctattgttccatgtccagttctaactgttgcttcttgacctgcatacagatttctcaagaggcaggtcaggtggtctggtattcccatctcttgaagaattttccagtttattgtgatccacagagtcaaaggctttggcataggcaataaagcagaagtagagtttttctggaactctcttgctttttcactgatccagtgggtgttggcaattggatctctggttcctctgccttttctaaaaacaacttgaacatctggaagttcacagttcacgtatggTTGAAACatgacctggagaattttgagcattactttactaatgtgtgagatgagtgcaattgtgtggtagtttgagcattctttggcattgcctttctttgggatttgaatgaaaactgagcttttccagtcccacggccactgctgagttttccaaatttgctggcatattgagggcagcactttcacagcatcatcttttaggattagaaatagctcaactggaattccaccacctccactagctttgttcatagtgatacttcctaaggcccacttgacttcacattgcaggatgtatggctctaggtgagtgatcacaccatcatgattatctgggttgtgaagatatttttgtatagttcgtctgtgtattcttaccacctcttaatatcttctgcttctgttaggtccataccatttctgtcctttattgagcccatctttgcatgaaatgttcccttggtatctctaattttcttgaagaaatctctagtctttcctattctatcgctttttctctatttctttgcactgatcactgaggaagccttattatctttccttgctattctttgaaactctgcaatcaaatgggtatatctttccatttctcctctgcttctcacttctcatctttcctcagctatttgtaaggcctactcagacaatcgttttgcctttttgtatttctttttcttggggatggtcttgatcactgcctcctgtacaaagtcatgaagctccatccatagttcttcaggcactctgtctatcagatctaatcccttgaatctatttgtcacttccactgtataatctaagggatttgatttaggtcatacctgaatggtcttagtgcatgggaccttttgaaggagactgccattatcttcattacctccaccatagtttggtctcaggtcaaataacagggagggaacatagccccGCCCATTGACaggaaattggattaaagatttactgagcatggccctgcccagcagaacaagacccagtttccccctcagtcagtctctcccttcAGGAaatttccataagcctcttatccttctccatcagagggcagacatactgaaaaccataatcatagaaaactaaccaatctgatcacatggaccacatccttgtctatctcaatgaaactatcaaccatgctgtgtagggctacccaagacggatgggtcatggtggaagttctgacaaaacgtggtcccctggagaagggaatggcaaaccacttcagcagtcttgccttgagaaccccatggacagtatgaaaaggcaaaaagataggacactgaaagatgaactccctaggttggtAGCTGCCCAATAtgcaacagaatgatctctgttcgtttccaaagcaaaccattcaataccagagtaatccaagtctatacccgaccagtaatgctgaagaagctgaagttgaccagtcctacgaagacctacaagaccctctaggactaacacccaaaaacgatgtccttttcattatcggggactgaaatgcaaaagtaggaagtcaagaaacaccccgagtaacaagcaaatttggccttggagtacagaatgaagcagggcaaaagctaacagagttttgccaagagaacacactggtcatagcaaacacactcttcaacaacacaagagaagactctacacatggacatcaccagacagtcaacaccaaaatcagattgactatattctttgcagccaaaaatggagaagctctacacagtcagcaaaaacaagaccaggagctgacttgTGGCTTGGATCCTGAACTCCTATTGACTTTAAAAAtgctccacatcaaaaaaatctttaaaaaaccctTTTTCCTAATTGGGTCCATTCAGAggtattggggggggggggcgatgtACCTTTTAGGGGAAGCACCTCCATTCAACCGGCCACAGAGCCCTGCCTCGGGGTGACGTCTGTAATTGTTGGACCCCCCCTTGCAGGAGGAATCCTCAGGATGTTACTGAACCCAAAGCCTGCCACAGCCCTGGGCTTGTACTTCTGTGAAATGGAATTCCTTCTTGCTTTTGCCCAGGGTGAAGGTCAGCTCAGATGAAaccgtttgttttttttttaattgaaatataattgctctacagtgttttgttagtttctgctgtacaacaacacgaatcagccatgtgaagtgaaagtcgctcaactgtgtctgactctgcgacccctgcgaccccatggactgtacagtccatggaatcctccaggccagagactggagtgggtagcctgtcccttctctagcagatcttcccgacccaggaatggaactggggtctcctgcattgctggcggattctttaccaactattaGGgaagccatacacatacatatatccctccctccacccccatcccgccctctgggtcttcacagagcaccaagctgagctccctgtctacacagcagcttcccactagccatctattttacagatggtcgtgtgcacatcagttcagtttaaaCCCTTCATGTCCCGTGATCGGCAATCTAAACCATCACGACACAGCTCCCAAGCCCAAAGGGCAGCATGAAGGATGTGACCCCGGCCTGGTCTCCAGTGGCGAAGAGCCCACCCGAGCACCCCGTCCACGGTGGGTCCGTGCATGACTTTGCCACTGTCTGCTCTCTGGGCTCCTTCTGcatgtttgggttttgttttgcccCGTCTTGCTGTAGATCGGTTTGATTGTCTTCCGTCTGTCTGAAGGTTTGTGAACCACCTCAAAGCCTTCAGAGAAGCAGCCAAGGGTGAAGCTGATGTGTGACTCAACGCTTGTGGTCTTCGGGGTTTCTCAGTTTCAGAAAGGAAGCGGATGTTGGTTGTGAAGGTTTGTGGTTAGTATCAGCCGTGAGCCGCAGGTTGCTTGCATGTACGTAACAGACAAATCTCCGTGCGGTCAGAGGTTCTCATGGACATTTGGACCTATAACCCTCCCCCTAAAGAGTGGGCTGTGGATTCAGACTCTGAATTCCAACCCTTCTTCTTACTAACAcagcccaattttttttttttttttttttgaaagcagaTAGTGGGGAGTTTGTgactttaaaaatctgttcttttcagTTGATTTGCTTGCCAACAACCTTGGTGAAGCTGATGATTCCTCTTAATTTAAGCAGAAAGGACTTTTGCTTAAGGATTTTGAAAAGAACAATGTGGCCAGCAGAAAAGTGGGTGCCCCCCAAGGTGTTCACATCCTAATCCACAGAACCTTCTACTTTATAGGGCAAAGGGGGAGCGAGGTGGATGATGGGTTCAAGTTCCTAACAGCTGACTTCAAAGGAGGAAGACGATCCTGGATTGTCTGGATGAGCCAAGCGGTATCAAGAAGCCCTTAAAAAACgaaagaagggacttccctggtggtccagtgcctccATAGCGGGGGCTGTGGGTTCAAGCccaggtcggggaactaagatcctgcctgccacggAGCAACCACAGCAGATAGCCCTCACTCCTGAATGAAAGAGGCCAACACaaccaaataattttttcattttaatcccgttgtctttcaaaaaaaaaaaaaggagtgagtGTCCAGGTACAGtgcacacagtgagaagacagtggGCACAGAGGGGGAGGTGGGGCCCGGTCAGCCCACACCAGTCCTCGGGCCATTGTCCACCCAACGGGAACAGAAGCAACACCCGCCGCGTCCCTGGAGCATTGGGGCGTCTTCGGCtactcctcccacccaccccctcgGCACTGATGGCGTTTGGGACAGGGTCCTTCTCTGCCCTTCTGCGCATCGTAGGATGTGGCCTCCACAGTTCTCCCAAGTATTAAACGTTTTAACGTTAAGACACGTTTTACCTAGATTACTGAGCTCCCTGGGGGCCTCCCCACCCTGTGCCCAAGCGGAGCGTCAGCCCCGCTTCTAAGTCGGAAGGCGCCCAGACCTCAAGGGCTGTCACCACGTGAAAGGAGGAACCCTTTCACGAAAGGGCCCCTTTCATCTCCGAAAGTCTGAACTTCTGAGCTGTTTACTGCCCCGGCGGTAGTTAAGTCAACAGCCCATTCTCTAAATGTAATAAACACAAGTTCTTTCGGGCCAGCTCCTTAGCActgcccccaccacacacacacacacataaaggaagaaaatgaaacctaTGACTCAGTtgcagttttgcttttctttaatcaAAGAGCAAGCGGGAGAGTCTGGTTGAAGCTCCCACAGGAACTGCAGGGATGGCCATGGTCCCGGGCCTCCGGGCTCCTCAGCGGTtcccccctgcccgcccccaccccgggaCGCCGCCAGTGTGATATGGAGACAACAGGGTCTGTTCCCGGGGGGGCGTCTCCAGCACCCCGCCAGGGTCCAGCACGCGGCAGGGCCTCAGTATATAGCCACTGGCAAGAAAGGTGATGAGCCAGGGGAGACTCGTCCCCATGTGATGGGGTAGTCCAGTGAACGGCTGGGGAAGCCAAGGCTGAGAGAGGAGACCGGAGGTCACACAGTCACACGAGGACCACGAACCCACTCAAGTGGCGTCAGACAAACCTGCCCACGGGCCATCCGGTCTCAGGCATGGTCCCCACCAGAGGCAGGTGACACCGCCCCCAAAACTCCTGGTGTGGATTCCCAAAGGAGGCGTCCCCTGGCCCACCTCACCTGTCGGCAGCAGGGCACTCTGCGCCAGCCAGCCCCGGGCCAGGTGCTCACCTGGGGGCCGATCCACTGCAGCCAGAAAAGAGGCAATGCCACCACCTAGAGAGAGCCGCAGGCATGGCAGTCAGCACCCCTTGgacaatttgttgttcagtcactcacttgtgtctgactctttgtggccccatggactgcagcgcgccaggcttcccatccttcactgtctccaagagtttgctcaaactcatgtccgttgagtcagtgatgccatccaaccatctcatcctctgtcatccccttctcctcctgccttcaatctttcccagcatcaaggtcttttccaatgaggcagttcttcacatcaggtggccaaagtgctggagcttcagcttcagcgtcagtccttccaatgaatattcagggtttatttcctttagaatggactggttgactctcaagagtcttctccagcatcacagtttgaaagactcggtgctcagccttctttatggaccaactctcacatccaaacatgactactgggaaacccATAGCTCTGACTAGCCGGGCCCTTGTCAATACTGCCACCTGGTGGATGCTGCGGGCAGGACACCTAGGTTTGGCTGCTTGCCGGCCACAGGAGTGGCTCTGCCTCGCCGGTGGCTTCCTCGCCTGTTCCAGCAGTTATTCGGGGAGCGGCTGTCCCCTCTCATGGGACATCTCCAAGCCCACCAGGCGGGCACTTTCAGCCCAAAGCCTCTTGGCCACTTCCTCATCCTCAGCTTCCGGGGCCGGAGCCTTCTCTTTGAGTACATCAAAGTACTTTCCAGAAACACCCTCCAGCTCCTCCGCCACGGCCAGGTAGACGCTGGGCTGGGCCGCCAGCTGGGGGCTCTTGACCAGCAGCCAGAAGATGGGCCCTGCAGTCAGTCCACAGAGAGCTCAGTCCAGACATCCAGAGAGGAAGGCACAGAAAGCCCACCTCACCCCGGGTTGCTCGGGGCCCACGGAAGCAGAAGGGTCCCTGGAGGCCCACGGAGCTCACCTGCGGCCTCTGCCTCTCTGGTCCTTACACAGGAGCTCCCTTCCCTGGCACTGCTCAGACAAGTCAGCTGCAGATGCAGGAACCAGCCTGaaagctgcctcctccaggaagcccccctcACTCTTCCCAGGCAAATGGAAGGTCCGAGCCCTCACCCCACCCgatctctctttttgttttgttttcggcTGCGCCATGCGTGGCatgggaatcttagctccccaaccagggactgaacctgtggcccctgcagtggaggcacagagtcttaactactggaccacgaAGGAAGTACCCCCACCACCCCGATCTGTCTTTAAACTGACTTTTGTGTATTGTCTCCAGTGCCAGCCTCAGCTTAAGATTCTTGATACCTAGCCACCACCAACTGAGATGTTTGCCAGGATAACAAACACTAGTTATAAAGCTCTCACCATTTATTCAGCCTAAATCTGTGCTGGCCCTTTTCAGGGTGGTCTCATCTAGTCCTCCCCACTGTGAGACAGGTACTACTATGAGCCTTACTTGGCAGATAAGGAAATAGGGATTTGGAAAGAAGTCTCTTCCCTGGGTGGCCCAGCCAGTTTGGGATGAAACTAGAGCTATCCCACACATGGCTGGACTCCAGGCAGTCAGCCCCATGACCTCCTCCTCTGAAACATGTTTCTCAtcaatcactggaaggactgacgctgaggctgaagccccaataatctggccacctgacgtgaagagccaactcattagaaaagactctgatgctgggaaagactgaaggcaggaggagaagggggcaacagaggatgagatgtttggatggcaccactgactcgatgcacaggggtttgagcaaactctgggagctggtgatggacagggaagcctggcatactgccgtccatggggccgcaaagggtcggacacgactgagcgactgaacaacacaaggCTCGGGCCTGTTTCCCAGGGTGTTCTGAGGCTGGCAGGCTGGGCAGACACATGAAAGTGAGCTGGTACCAGGGAAGACACGGGGGAAAGCAGAAAAAGCCCCTGAGATAGACCCCGAGTGTGATGTTAATTTTATGTGTGGGGATCTTCCCTGATGGCGCAGTGGTTAACACTTGGAGCTGCCAACGCAGGCGGCACAGGTcccattcctggtcaggaaactaagatcccatgtgcaaaGCAGCCAAaaggtaaaagagagagaaaatgtataTGTGAACTTATTGAGCTACGAGATGCCCAAAGAGCAGGGAGAATACTGTTTCCggggtgtctgtgagggtgtgtgtAAAGACTGTGAAATCCACCCTCCCAAGGTGGGCGGGCACTGGGAACTTAACTGGTGGGACGCTGAGCCCGGACGTCCACCCCCTTGGCTTTTCAAGTCAGCCTGGGACTTACACCAGTGGCTCCCCTGGTCCTCGGGCCTTCGGGTTTGGGCTGGAAGTGCAGGGCCAGCATTCCTAGGCCTCCGACATACAAGGCAGGTCCTGGGACTTCTTGGCCCCCACATATGCATGAGCCAAACCCTCCTAGTCAATCTCTCTAAATACCCCTGTATATCCTATTGGTTCAGTTTTCCTGGAAAACCCTCATACACTGAGGGAGGGCCCTGGGCCCCAAGCTGGGAGGACAGGGGTTCAGGTAAGGGACCCCAGGCCAGGAGGGGACTTACCGAGTGTGAAGCTGGAGAAGGCAGAGCTGTGCATGCCCGTGTGTCTGCCCAGCTCTGTCCTGGCCACACCGGGATGCAAGGCGTTGACAGTCACGCCCGTGCCTGGGACAGAAGGGAAGAGTGAGGCAAACAGACAGCAGGTCCACCCCTCACCCGGAAGGCTGGCGCTGCCCGCCCTGGAATCTAGGACTCCCCCGAGTCTACATCACCCTCCTGCTCTGGAACCTTCACATCCGTGCTTTTATCTTGCACGGCAGCTGTCTCACAGCTGCCCAAAGCAAAGCCTCTGAACCTGAGTGCATAAACATCACCTGGAGGGCTGGAGAAGCCCAGACCGCTAGGCTCCACACCCAGACTCTGAAGCAGTGGTCGGGGAGGGGTCTGAGATGCTGCAATTATAACAAGCGCTCAGGTTAGCCCACGCTGCCAGTCCACAGACCCTCTTTGAGAAGGGCAAAGGGCAGGCTCTTCAGCTTTGGCACTACGGATGCTGAGCTGGGATATTCTTTATCCTGTGCATTGCAGGATGTTGAGCACCacccctggcccctgcccacGAGATGCCTGGAACATCTCCCAACCCGCCCCTCTTCCCCAGACGACAGCCAAAAACATCTCCAGATACTGCCAAAGCTCCACTGGCCTAGAACAGCAAAGGCTCGGGTGCCTGCATGGGATGAGCAGAGGAGAGTGCAGTGATCAATTAGTGATGTCTGCTTCGGGCACCAGTGGGGAGCTGATAGGACGTGTGTCATGAGTTGGCCTGCTGTCCTGGAGCCACTGCTTGACTTCCCATCCACCCAGGGTCACGGCAGGACCGTTTCAAGCTCGGACCCAACGGAGAGGGGAGCCCAGCGAGGCTCGGCCACACGCACCCTGCAGCCGCCGGCTCAGCTCCTTGGTGGAGAGGACAATGGCCAGCTTGCTCTGGCAGTAGGCCGCCTTCGTGTCGTACTTCCTCTTCTCCCAGTTCAAGTCCTCGAAGTCTATGTGCCCAGCAACGTGGGCCAAGGACGAGACGTTGATGATGCGCGAAGGGGCGGAGGCTTTCAGCTTATCCAGCAGCAAGTTCGTCAAAAGGAAGTGGcctggaagaaggaaaacagagagagagctCTTCCTGAATTCTTGTCCCGGGCGTAGGACCCTACTGAGAACATCATCACCTTACTGCCTCCTTCCATAACCTGTGTTTCTCAGCAGGGTcccccctgccctccagggggCATTTGGCAAAGTCTGGAGGCGATCTTGATCATCACGGCTGTGGACCATACAAGGAGTGCTACTGCAACCTaaggggtggaggccagggatgcgGCTAGAAATCCCCCAGTGCAGGAGTCGCCTGGGGGCCTCGCGGTTAGGATGCTGGGATCTCACTGCGGCAGCCTGAGTGCAATCCTGACCCGGTAAACTGAGATCCTACCAGCCCTGTGGTGcacctaaaataaaaaaagctgcaatgcacaagacagtCCCCACAACTAATTATCACAAAGTCCTGTGATAACCCTCTATGAGGGCCGTCTGTCTATCAAAACTCT encodes:
- the RDH13 gene encoding retinol dehydrogenase 13 isoform X2 gives rise to the protein MSRYVLPLSVLGTAVGGAVLLKDFVSGGACPSKATIPGKTVIVTGANTGIGKQTALELAKRGGNIILACRDMEKYEAAAKEIRGETLNHRVNARHLDLASLKSIREFAVKVTEEEEHVHILINNAAVMRCPHWTTEDGFEMQLGVNYLGHFLLTNLLLDKLKASAPSRIINVSSLAHVAGHIDFEDLNWEKRKYDTKAAYCQSKLAIVLSTKELSRRLQGTGVTVNALHPGVARTELGRHTGMHSSAFSSFTLGGGIASFLAAVDRPPGEHLARGWLAQSALLPTGEVGQGTPPLGIHTRSFGGGVTCLWWGPCLRPDGPWAGLSDAT
- the RDH13 gene encoding retinol dehydrogenase 13 isoform X4 — protein: MEKYEAAAKEIRGETLNHRVNARHLDLASLKSIREFAVKVTEEEEHVHILINNAAVMRCPHWTTEDGFEMQLGVNYLGHFLLTNLLLDKLKASAPSRIINVSSLAHVAGHIDFEDLNWEKRKYDTKAAYCQSKLAIVLSTKELSRRLQGTGVTVNALHPGVARTELGRHTGMHSSAFSSFTLGPIFWLLVKSPQLAAQPSVYLAVAEELEGVSGKYFDVLKEKAPAPEAEDEEVAKRLWAESARLVGLEMSHERGQPLPE
- the RDH13 gene encoding retinol dehydrogenase 13 isoform X1, giving the protein MSRYVLPLSVLGTAVGGAVLLKDFVSGGACPSKATIPGKTVIVTGANTGIGKQTALELAKRGGNIILACRDMEKYEAAAKEIRGETLNHRVNARHLDLASLKSIREFAVKVTEEEEHVHILINNAAVMRCPHWTTEDGFEMQLGVNYLGHFLLTNLLLDKLKASAPSRIINVSSLAHVAGHIDFEDLNWEKRKYDTKAAYCQSKLAIVLSTKELSRRLQGTGVTVNALHPGVARTELGRHTGMHSSAFSSFTLGPIFWLLVKSPQLAAQPSVYLAVAEELEGVSGKYFDVLKEKAPAPEAEDEEVAKRLWAESARLVGLEMSHERGQPLPE